Proteins from a single region of Abyssalbus ytuae:
- the corA gene encoding magnesium/cobalt transporter CorA, whose protein sequence is MIKKTKKLFSKKPSKIKKKIGASPGTITYTGEKETSELFIEVYDYNEETVKIRELDRVEEGLEIKTTDTVTWINVNGLRHVNAIEKLGDHFELHPLLLEDIVNVGQRPKLDEYENCMFAVFKMLYYNTEDVLKVEQVSMVLGDNYVLTFQEADGDVFEHIRNRIKEDKGRIRKQGADYLLFCLMDAVVDNYFLIMETLGEKIEDLEEALIDNPNDILVHQIQRLKRESLNIRRSIFPLREVVGRLEKSDNHFITENTQTYYRDLYDHTIQVIETIETYRDMLWGLMDMYMSSVSNKMNNIMKVLTIIATIFIPLTFIVGVYGMNFENMPELHYKNGYYTVWGIMILIFIGMIFYFKRKKWL, encoded by the coding sequence ATGATAAAAAAAACAAAAAAACTTTTTTCAAAAAAGCCGTCAAAAATAAAGAAGAAGATCGGGGCTTCTCCCGGTACTATAACTTACACAGGTGAAAAAGAAACCTCCGAACTTTTTATCGAAGTATATGATTATAATGAAGAAACTGTAAAAATCAGGGAACTAGACAGGGTAGAAGAAGGATTGGAAATTAAAACAACTGATACTGTTACCTGGATTAATGTTAACGGATTAAGGCATGTAAATGCAATAGAAAAATTGGGCGATCATTTTGAACTTCATCCGTTACTTCTTGAAGATATAGTAAATGTGGGGCAGAGACCCAAACTTGATGAATATGAAAATTGCATGTTTGCAGTTTTTAAAATGTTATACTATAATACAGAAGATGTTTTAAAAGTTGAACAGGTTTCTATGGTATTGGGCGATAATTATGTTTTAACTTTTCAAGAAGCAGATGGGGATGTATTTGAACACATAAGAAACAGAATTAAAGAAGATAAAGGCCGGATAAGAAAACAAGGAGCCGATTATTTGCTTTTTTGCCTGATGGATGCTGTGGTTGACAATTATTTTTTAATTATGGAAACCCTGGGGGAAAAAATAGAAGATTTGGAAGAAGCTCTTATAGATAATCCCAATGATATTTTGGTACATCAAATACAAAGGTTAAAAAGAGAATCACTCAATATTAGAAGATCAATATTCCCGTTAAGAGAAGTAGTAGGACGATTAGAAAAATCAGACAATCATTTTATTACTGAAAACACCCAAACATATTACAGGGATTTGTACGACCATACTATACAAGTTATTGAAACTATAGAGACATACCGTGATATGCTTTGGGGGCTCATGGATATGTATATGAGCAGCGTGAGCAATAAAATGAATAATATCATGAAAGTGTTAACTATAATTGCCACCATATTTATACCATTGACTTTTATTGTTGGGGTTTACGGAATGAATTTTGAAAATATGCCGGAACTTCATTATAAAAACGGATATTATACGGTTTGGGGCATAATGATTTTAATTTTTATAGGCATGATTTTTTATTTTAAAAGAAAAAAATGGCTTTAA
- the glyA gene encoding serine hydroxymethyltransferase, which yields MQRDELIFELIEAEKKRQIHGIELIASENFVSSQVMEAAGSVLTNKYAEGYPGKRYYGGCEVVDEIETIAIERAKELFGAEWANVQPHSGSQANTAVFAACLKPGDKILGFDLSHGGHLTHGSPVNFSGKLYNPVFYGVEKETGRLNYDNIAEIAKKEKPQLIIAGASAYSRDIDFKRFREIADSVGAILMADISHPAGLIAKGILNDPIPHCHIVTTTTHKTLRGPRGGLILMGKDFDNPFGLKLKNGSLRKMSSLLDSAVFPGNQGGPLEHIIAAKAIAFGEALTEEFLHYAIQIKKNAQAMAKAFIDRGYNIISNGTDNHMMLIDLRNKDISGKEAEEALGKADITVNKNMVPFDDKSPFVTSGIRVGTAAITTRGLKEEDMEEIVSFIDEALMSHNNEEKLEAIAGKINNLMSDRPLFA from the coding sequence ATGCAACGCGACGAATTAATTTTTGAACTTATTGAAGCGGAGAAAAAACGCCAGATTCACGGGATTGAACTTATTGCATCCGAAAATTTTGTAAGTAGCCAGGTAATGGAAGCTGCGGGTTCGGTTTTAACAAACAAATATGCTGAAGGGTATCCCGGTAAGCGTTACTATGGAGGGTGTGAGGTTGTTGATGAAATAGAAACTATTGCCATAGAGAGAGCAAAAGAATTATTTGGGGCAGAATGGGCCAATGTGCAGCCTCATAGTGGTTCTCAGGCAAATACTGCAGTGTTTGCAGCCTGTTTAAAACCAGGAGATAAAATTTTAGGTTTTGATCTCTCTCACGGAGGCCACTTAACCCATGGTTCTCCCGTTAATTTTTCAGGAAAATTATATAATCCGGTATTTTACGGAGTAGAGAAGGAAACAGGAAGGCTCAATTATGATAATATTGCTGAAATAGCAAAAAAAGAAAAACCACAATTGATTATCGCAGGGGCATCTGCATATTCCAGAGATATAGATTTTAAAAGATTCAGGGAAATAGCTGATAGCGTAGGAGCCATTTTAATGGCAGATATTTCGCATCCTGCCGGCCTTATTGCTAAAGGAATTTTAAATGATCCTATTCCTCATTGTCATATAGTTACCACTACTACCCATAAAACATTAAGAGGACCCAGGGGTGGGTTAATTTTAATGGGCAAAGATTTTGATAATCCTTTTGGATTAAAATTAAAAAACGGAAGCCTGAGAAAAATGTCTTCTTTGTTGGATAGTGCTGTATTTCCGGGTAATCAGGGAGGCCCATTAGAACATATTATAGCTGCAAAAGCAATAGCTTTTGGTGAAGCTTTAACCGAAGAGTTTTTACATTACGCTATTCAGATTAAAAAGAATGCCCAGGCAATGGCAAAAGCTTTTATTGACAGGGGGTATAACATTATTTCCAATGGAACTGACAATCATATGATGCTTATTGACTTGCGTAATAAAGATATTAGCGGGAAAGAAGCTGAGGAAGCTTTGGGAAAAGCGGATATTACGGTAAATAAGAATATGGTACCCTTTGATGATAAAAGCCCGTTTGTAACCAGTGGTATACGAGTTGGAACGGCAGCAATTACCACCAGAGGTTTAAAAGAAGAGGATATGGAAGAAATTGTAAGTTTTATAGATGAGGCCTTAATGAGTCATAATAATGAAGAAAAACTGGAAGCCATAGCCGGAAAAATTAATAACCTTATGAGTGACAGGCCTTTGTTTGCTTAA
- the fahA gene encoding fumarylacetoacetase, giving the protein MPNTANDPNKKSWLPVDKNSDFPIQNIPFGVFLTRDDVITIGTRIGNTAIDLGALHQLGYFEGIPLTDDIFLQDTLNDFISDGKKTWRLVRNRISEIFDHNNPKLRENEDHKRIVLFSLNEIEMQLPVHIGDYTDFFSSKEYAANMQSLLNEGEHDILPNWLHIPIGYHGRSSSIIASGLPVYRPVGQILPEGASTPILKPSQSVDFELEMAFITTDANLLGESIPVDQAENYIFGMVLFNDWSARDIQKWEFIPLGPFLSKNFAGSISPWIVTMDALEPFRMDGPHQDPKPLPYLQFKGKKSFDINLEVDITPENGEAVTVTKSNFKYMYWNMAQQLAHHTINGCKINSGDMMGSGTITGPMANSCGSMLELTWKGEKPIKMKDGSSRTFIEDGDTVTLRGYCKNDSVRIGFGEVYNKLLPSSKKIIK; this is encoded by the coding sequence ATGCCTAACACAGCAAACGATCCTAATAAAAAATCATGGTTACCTGTAGATAAAAATTCCGATTTTCCTATCCAGAATATTCCGTTTGGGGTATTTTTAACCAGGGATGATGTTATTACTATTGGTACCCGAATAGGAAATACTGCAATAGACTTAGGCGCCTTACACCAACTTGGTTATTTTGAAGGGATACCTCTAACAGATGATATTTTTTTACAAGACACCTTAAATGATTTTATTTCTGACGGAAAAAAAACCTGGCGACTTGTACGAAATCGCATTAGTGAAATTTTTGATCATAATAATCCTAAGCTAAGAGAAAATGAAGACCATAAACGCATTGTCCTTTTCTCCCTTAATGAAATTGAAATGCAACTTCCCGTTCATATTGGGGATTATACAGACTTTTTCAGCAGCAAAGAATACGCTGCCAATATGCAAAGTTTATTAAATGAAGGGGAACATGATATTTTACCCAACTGGTTACATATTCCTATTGGTTATCATGGTAGAAGCTCCTCTATTATAGCTTCCGGTTTACCCGTTTACAGACCCGTAGGACAAATATTACCCGAAGGAGCCTCTACTCCTATTCTAAAGCCTTCTCAATCTGTTGATTTTGAATTGGAAATGGCTTTTATTACCACCGATGCAAACTTATTGGGAGAATCTATCCCTGTAGACCAGGCAGAAAATTATATTTTTGGAATGGTACTGTTTAATGACTGGAGTGCCCGCGATATTCAAAAGTGGGAATTCATACCTTTGGGACCATTTTTATCTAAAAATTTTGCAGGTTCTATTTCTCCATGGATTGTCACCATGGATGCCCTGGAACCTTTTAGGATGGATGGTCCCCATCAAGACCCTAAACCTTTACCTTATTTACAATTTAAAGGTAAAAAAAGTTTTGATATAAATCTGGAGGTTGATATTACACCGGAAAATGGTGAAGCCGTTACTGTGACTAAAAGTAATTTTAAGTATATGTATTGGAATATGGCTCAGCAACTGGCACACCATACTATAAATGGTTGTAAGATTAACAGTGGTGATATGATGGGCAGTGGGACAATAACAGGGCCTATGGCCAACAGTTGCGGTTCCATGCTGGAACTCACATGGAAGGGCGAAAAACCCATAAAAATGAAAGACGGTTCAAGCAGAACTTTTATTGAAGACGGAGATACGGTTACTTTAAGAGGATACTGTAAAAATGATTCTGTAAGAATTGGATTTGGTGAAGTTTACAATAAACTTCTCCCCTCTTCAAAAAAAATAATTAAATGA
- the ytxJ gene encoding bacillithiol system redox-active protein YtxJ — MGLFDKFFTPSDLTKSVSKIKWVNLNSLIQIEELNKESEEKLIVIFKHSTRCGISRLALNNFEQNYSYPEEKVTPYIVDILNYREVSDKIASLYNVWHESPQLLIIKDSKVMEHDSHGNIDVNTIEKYL; from the coding sequence ATGGGATTATTTGATAAATTTTTTACACCATCTGATTTGACAAAAAGTGTTTCAAAAATTAAATGGGTAAACCTAAACAGTTTAATTCAAATAGAAGAATTAAATAAAGAATCTGAAGAAAAACTTATTGTAATTTTTAAGCACAGTACAAGATGTGGTATTAGCAGGCTGGCTTTAAATAATTTTGAGCAAAATTACAGCTATCCGGAAGAGAAAGTTACCCCTTATATTGTTGATATATTGAATTATAGAGAGGTGTCTGATAAAATAGCATCACTATATAATGTTTGGCATGAAAGCCCGCAGTTACTTATTATAAAAGATAGTAAAGTTATGGAACATGACTCTCATGGAAATATAGATGTTAATACTATTGAAAAATATTTATGA
- the clpB gene encoding ATP-dependent chaperone ClpB, translating into MNFNNFTIKSQEAIQHAQQIAQGYGHQQIENEHIFKAIFEVDENVLPFLLKKLNVNIDLLKQVLDSTLNSFSKVSGGELMLSRDAGSALTEAGIIAKKMNDEFVSIEHLILAIFKSKSKISQILKDQGVTEKGLQAAIAELRKGDRVTTASAEETYNSLNKYAKNLNQLANDGKLDPVIGRDEEIRRILQILSRRTKNNPILVGEPGTGKTAIAEGLAHRIVQGDVPENLKDKQIYALDMGALIAGAKYKGEFEERLKAVIKEVTSSDGNIVLFIDEIHTLVGAGGGEGAMDAANILKPALARGELRAIGATTLDEYQKYFEKDKALERRFQKVTVNEPDTESAISILRGIKEKYETHHKVRIKDEAIIAAVELSQRYITNRFLPDKAIDLMDEAASKLRMEINSKPEDLDVLDRRIMQLEIEIEAIKRENDEVKLKALNADLANLKEERNEIFAKWQSEKEVVDNIQNTKEEIENYKIEAERAERDGDYGKVAELRYGKIKESQTKLEALQKQLQEQQTSGSSLIKEEVTNEDIAEVVAKWTGIPVTKMLQSEREKLLNLEDELHKRVVGQEEAIQAVSDAIRRSRAGLQDSKKPIGSFLFLGTTGVGKTELAKALAEYLFDDENAMTRIDMSEYQERHAVSRLVGAPPGYVGYDEGGQLTEAVRRRPYSVVLLDEIEKAHPDTFNILLQVLDEGRLTDNKGRLADFKNTIIIMTSNMGSHIIQERFEAANDIHSAIEAAKVDVIGLLKQSVRPEFLNRIDDIIMFTPLSKNNIHDIVKLQLKGVMKMVSKQGITLDATEEAVSYLATKGYDPQYGARPVKRIIQKEVLNELSKEILSGKISTDSIILLDAFDEKLVFRNQNDLVEK; encoded by the coding sequence ATGAATTTTAACAATTTTACAATAAAATCGCAAGAGGCCATCCAGCATGCTCAGCAAATTGCACAAGGATATGGCCATCAACAAATTGAGAATGAACATATTTTCAAAGCAATCTTTGAAGTTGATGAAAATGTTCTGCCTTTTTTGTTGAAAAAACTGAATGTTAATATTGATTTATTAAAACAGGTTCTTGACAGTACTTTAAATAGTTTTTCAAAAGTCAGCGGTGGAGAATTGATGTTGTCCCGCGATGCCGGATCAGCCCTAACTGAAGCCGGTATTATAGCAAAAAAAATGAACGATGAGTTTGTTTCCATTGAACATTTAATACTCGCTATTTTTAAATCAAAAAGTAAAATATCACAAATCCTGAAAGACCAGGGTGTCACGGAAAAAGGTTTACAAGCGGCCATAGCCGAATTACGTAAGGGAGACAGGGTTACTACAGCCAGTGCTGAGGAAACCTATAATTCTTTAAATAAATATGCTAAAAACCTTAACCAGTTAGCAAACGATGGAAAATTGGATCCTGTGATTGGTCGTGATGAGGAAATAAGAAGAATTTTACAGATTTTATCCCGTAGAACCAAAAACAATCCTATTCTCGTGGGAGAACCCGGTACTGGTAAAACTGCAATTGCCGAAGGTTTAGCTCACAGGATTGTTCAGGGAGATGTTCCTGAAAACCTAAAAGACAAGCAAATATATGCATTAGATATGGGAGCTCTTATTGCCGGGGCAAAATATAAAGGTGAATTTGAAGAAAGGCTAAAAGCCGTAATCAAAGAAGTTACTTCGTCCGATGGGAATATAGTTTTATTTATTGACGAAATACACACCCTGGTAGGAGCCGGTGGCGGAGAAGGTGCCATGGATGCAGCAAACATACTTAAACCTGCACTGGCACGAGGTGAGTTAAGAGCTATCGGAGCCACTACATTGGATGAATATCAAAAATACTTTGAAAAAGATAAAGCACTTGAAAGACGTTTTCAAAAAGTAACCGTTAATGAACCGGATACCGAAAGTGCCATTTCTATTTTAAGAGGTATTAAAGAAAAATATGAAACACACCATAAAGTAAGAATTAAAGATGAAGCCATTATCGCTGCGGTAGAGTTATCTCAACGATATATAACAAACCGTTTCTTACCCGATAAAGCAATAGATCTGATGGATGAAGCAGCTTCTAAACTCCGGATGGAAATAAATTCCAAACCGGAAGATTTAGATGTTTTAGACAGAAGGATAATGCAGCTCGAAATAGAAATAGAAGCCATCAAACGGGAAAATGACGAAGTTAAATTAAAAGCCCTCAATGCCGACCTTGCCAATTTAAAAGAAGAGCGTAATGAAATTTTTGCCAAATGGCAAAGTGAAAAAGAGGTAGTTGATAATATCCAAAACACAAAAGAGGAAATTGAAAACTACAAAATTGAAGCGGAACGGGCTGAAAGGGATGGTGATTATGGAAAAGTTGCCGAATTACGTTACGGTAAAATTAAAGAATCCCAAACAAAACTGGAAGCCTTACAAAAGCAGTTACAGGAACAGCAAACCTCCGGTAGTTCTTTAATTAAAGAAGAAGTGACCAATGAGGATATTGCCGAAGTAGTCGCTAAATGGACAGGCATACCAGTCACAAAAATGCTTCAAAGTGAACGTGAAAAACTTCTTAACTTAGAAGACGAATTACATAAAAGAGTAGTAGGACAGGAAGAAGCAATTCAGGCTGTTTCTGATGCCATAAGGCGTAGCAGGGCCGGTTTGCAGGATTCAAAAAAGCCTATTGGTTCCTTTTTGTTTCTGGGAACTACCGGGGTTGGTAAAACCGAACTGGCAAAAGCCCTCGCTGAATATCTTTTTGATGATGAAAATGCAATGACACGTATTGATATGAGTGAATACCAGGAACGCCACGCTGTTAGCAGACTGGTGGGTGCCCCTCCCGGGTATGTAGGATATGATGAAGGAGGCCAGCTTACTGAAGCAGTGAGAAGAAGGCCATATTCAGTTGTGTTACTTGACGAAATAGAAAAAGCACATCCTGATACCTTCAACATTCTTTTACAAGTATTGGATGAAGGCAGGCTTACAGATAATAAAGGACGTCTGGCCGACTTTAAAAACACAATAATAATAATGACCAGTAATATGGGCAGTCACATTATCCAGGAACGGTTTGAAGCTGCCAACGATATCCACAGTGCCATTGAAGCGGCAAAAGTGGATGTTATAGGGTTATTAAAGCAAAGTGTAAGGCCTGAATTTCTGAATAGGATAGACGACATTATCATGTTTACACCACTAAGTAAAAACAATATTCACGATATTGTTAAATTACAGCTGAAAGGAGTTATGAAAATGGTTTCCAAACAAGGAATTACCCTGGATGCTACTGAGGAAGCAGTTTCCTATCTGGCAACAAAAGGTTATGACCCTCAATATGGTGCAAGACCTGTAAAAAGGATTATTCAGAAAGAAGTTCTTAACGAGTTGTCAAAAGAGATCCTAAGTGGTAAAATCAGTACAGATTCTATTATATTATTAGATGCTTTTGATGAAAAACTTGTATTTAGAAATCAAAATGATTTGGTAGAAAAATAA